Proteins encoded by one window of Filimonas effusa:
- the treS gene encoding maltose alpha-D-glucosyltransferase, with translation MVINTSLDDRLHWYKDAIIYELHIKAFCDGNGDGIGDFAGLLQKLDYLQELGVTAIWLLPFYPSPLRDDGYDIADYYKINPSYGTIEQFKEFLDAAHVRGLKVITELVLNHTSDQHPWFQRARMAPKGSPERDYYVWSDDPGKYEDVRIIFQDFETSNWTWDPIAQQYYWHRFFHHQPDLNYDSPNVQREVLAILDYWCKMGVDGFRLDAVPYLFEREGTNGENLPETHAFLKKMRAYIDEHFPGTVFLAEANMWPEDSASYFGDGDECHMNYHFPVMPRMFMSLQMEDRYPITDIFDQTPPIPDSCQWAIFLRNHDELTLEMVTDEERDYMYKVYAKDPKAKINLGIRHRLAPLLDNNLRKIELMNLLLFSLPGTPVIYYGDEIGMGDNFYLGDRDGVRTPMQWSGDRNAGFSTANPQKLYLPLILDPEYNYEAVNVETQRTNTSSLFWFMKRLISMRKQFKAFGRGGMRFLEVENPKIMAFTRNYEDETLLIVVNFSKFSQPAEVDLRDHKGYVPVEVVSKTRFPAIKEDGHYFFTMSPYGFQCFILEKAHPEVDKNAPLPVVRLSEWSDLISPAGRMELEKRILPNYLPKTKWFGGRGRQIYRVSITRHATVPLSKSNAYLLLVEVTYQSDLPETYQLAISFVTGENASKLAHNCPNAVMAHVIAEDDKGLLCDALYTHEVQQLLFHHIAADKQVPVEKGTLEFLCTPTIERYVHDSLEIKSKIHASTEANTSVNYDSRYLLKIYRKVDQGAHPDLELTRYLTEQAQFEYVPPYMGAILWNDERGSMLLGLLQVMVENHGDGHSYFQERLRNYIERILARDRSTLHPQSRAGRLARPAAFEELPDAVQVLLGGPAAEQSRLLGIRTGQMHLALSQATHPAEMVAEEFSLHYQRSLYSSMQSLVRAAFQEVQRQLSTLEGDVRELSIAVLKRREQLLALLRRIYDKKLDVTKIRIHGNYHLGQILLTGKDLAVKDFSGDPWRSLSERRIKRSPLRDIASMVSSFYYTAYEGFKDQPELAAFAPYWAYHQAGFFVRAYLETVEDASFIPNNLRELEMMIHTYLIQRAMHDLAWNIVHQPQRAIVPLMITKAVVDESLENSKISEQ, from the coding sequence ATGGTTATCAATACTTCACTGGACGATCGTTTGCACTGGTACAAGGATGCAATCATTTACGAGTTACATATCAAGGCGTTTTGCGATGGCAATGGTGATGGTATCGGCGACTTCGCCGGCCTCCTGCAAAAACTCGATTACCTGCAGGAACTGGGCGTAACAGCCATATGGCTACTCCCCTTCTACCCTTCTCCCCTGCGCGACGATGGCTACGATATAGCCGACTACTACAAGATCAATCCCTCTTACGGCACCATAGAACAGTTCAAAGAATTCCTCGACGCCGCACATGTACGCGGATTAAAGGTGATTACAGAACTGGTGCTCAATCATACTTCCGACCAGCACCCCTGGTTCCAACGCGCTCGTATGGCCCCAAAAGGCTCCCCCGAACGCGATTACTATGTATGGAGCGATGACCCCGGTAAATATGAAGATGTCCGCATCATCTTCCAGGATTTTGAAACCTCGAACTGGACATGGGACCCCATTGCCCAACAATATTACTGGCACCGCTTTTTCCACCACCAGCCCGATCTCAACTACGATAGCCCCAACGTTCAACGCGAAGTGCTCGCCATCCTCGACTACTGGTGCAAAATGGGTGTCGACGGCTTCCGCCTCGACGCCGTCCCCTATCTTTTTGAACGCGAAGGCACCAATGGCGAAAACCTGCCCGAAACGCATGCTTTCCTCAAGAAAATGCGCGCTTATATCGACGAACATTTCCCCGGCACGGTATTCCTTGCCGAAGCCAATATGTGGCCCGAAGACTCTGCCTCCTATTTCGGAGATGGCGATGAATGCCACATGAACTACCACTTCCCCGTAATGCCAAGGATGTTCATGTCGTTGCAAATGGAAGACCGCTATCCCATCACCGATATTTTCGATCAAACACCACCCATCCCCGATAGCTGCCAGTGGGCCATCTTCCTCCGCAACCACGACGAACTAACACTCGAAATGGTCACCGATGAAGAACGCGACTATATGTATAAGGTCTATGCAAAAGACCCCAAAGCAAAGATCAACCTCGGCATCCGCCACCGCCTGGCACCACTACTCGATAACAACCTGCGGAAAATAGAATTGATGAACCTCCTGTTGTTCTCTCTCCCCGGTACACCCGTCATTTACTACGGCGACGAAATAGGAATGGGAGACAACTTCTATCTGGGCGACCGCGACGGCGTACGAACCCCCATGCAATGGAGCGGCGACCGTAATGCCGGCTTCTCAACCGCTAACCCCCAGAAACTTTACCTGCCGCTGATCCTCGATCCGGAATATAACTATGAGGCAGTGAATGTTGAAACACAACGCACTAATACTTCTTCGTTGTTCTGGTTCATGAAGCGCCTCATAAGTATGCGTAAACAGTTTAAAGCCTTTGGCAGGGGCGGCATGCGCTTCCTTGAGGTAGAGAACCCTAAAATAATGGCGTTCACCCGCAACTATGAAGATGAAACCCTCCTCATAGTTGTAAACTTCTCCAAGTTCTCACAACCCGCCGAAGTAGACCTCCGCGATCATAAAGGTTATGTGCCAGTAGAAGTAGTAAGCAAAACCCGCTTCCCCGCTATAAAAGAAGATGGCCACTACTTCTTTACCATGAGCCCCTATGGCTTCCAGTGTTTTATTCTTGAAAAAGCACATCCCGAAGTCGACAAAAACGCACCATTACCGGTAGTAAGATTATCAGAATGGAGCGACCTCATATCTCCCGCCGGCCGCATGGAACTGGAGAAACGGATCCTGCCCAACTACCTGCCCAAAACCAAATGGTTTGGTGGCCGCGGCCGGCAGATCTATCGCGTCAGCATCACACGCCATGCAACAGTTCCTTTGTCAAAATCAAACGCCTACCTGCTCCTGGTAGAAGTCACTTACCAAAGCGACCTTCCCGAAACCTACCAGCTGGCAATCAGCTTTGTAACAGGTGAAAACGCTTCAAAGCTCGCACACAACTGCCCCAATGCGGTAATGGCGCACGTAATAGCCGAAGACGATAAAGGCCTGCTTTGCGACGCTCTCTATACACATGAAGTACAACAACTGCTCTTCCATCATATCGCTGCCGATAAACAGGTACCGGTGGAAAAAGGAACCCTCGAATTCCTTTGTACGCCCACGATAGAACGCTACGTACACGATTCTCTCGAAATAAAATCAAAGATCCACGCCTCAACCGAAGCCAATACCTCGGTTAATTACGATAGCCGCTATCTGTTGAAGATCTATCGTAAAGTAGACCAGGGCGCACACCCCGATCTCGAACTCACACGCTACCTCACCGAACAGGCACAGTTTGAATACGTCCCGCCCTACATGGGAGCCATTTTATGGAACGATGAACGCGGAAGTATGCTCCTCGGACTGTTACAGGTAATGGTAGAAAACCACGGCGATGGCCATAGCTATTTCCAGGAACGCCTGCGCAACTACATCGAACGTATCCTCGCACGCGACCGCAGCACGCTGCACCCCCAATCACGCGCCGGCCGCCTGGCCCGGCCGGCCGCCTTCGAAGAGCTCCCCGATGCAGTACAGGTACTGCTGGGAGGGCCCGCAGCAGAACAAAGCCGCTTACTGGGTATCCGCACCGGCCAAATGCACCTCGCCCTCAGCCAAGCCACCCATCCCGCCGAAATGGTAGCCGAAGAATTCTCGCTGCACTACCAGCGCTCTCTCTATTCTTCCATGCAATCTCTCGTCCGCGCCGCCTTCCAGGAAGTACAGCGGCAGCTGTCAACACTCGAAGGCGATGTCCGCGAACTAAGCATCGCCGTACTTAAACGCCGCGAACAATTACTCGCTTTACTCCGGCGCATCTACGATAAAAAACTCGACGTAACCAAGATCCGCATTCACGGCAACTATCACCTTGGCCAGATCCTGCTTACCGGTAAAGACCTCGCAGTAAAAGACTTCAGCGGCGACCCCTGGCGTTCACTCAGCGAACGCAGAATAAAACGCTCCCCGTTACGCGACATAGCATCCATGGTAAGCAGCTTCTATTATACGGCTTACGAAGGCTTTAAAGACCAGCCCGAACTGGCCGCATTTGCCCCCTATTGGGCATATCACCAGGCCGGCTTCTTCGTACGCGCCTACCTCGAAACGGTAGAAGACGCCTCCTTCATCCCCAATAACCTCCGTGAACTGGAAATGATGATCCACACCTACCTCATACAACGGGCAATGCACGACCTGGCCTGGAATATCGTCCACCAGCCCCAACGCGCAATTGTCCCACTTATGATCACAAAAGCAGTCGTAGACGAATCATTGGAGAATAGCAAGATCTCTGAACAATAA
- a CDS encoding ankyrin repeat domain-containing protein: protein MKAFAMVALCSLFTVAGISQEPGVFTAVRTNDTTTLNLCIKSGLSVNYATTSGTTLLMTAAGNAEVSSARLLLQQGANPDKQDEMGNTALMNAVLRGNTSMVNLLLNAGARTNIKNNMGATALTIAATFGKEEIVKLLLDKGANKKLKDNAGRTALDYAVDEQYQPVVALLK, encoded by the coding sequence ATGAAAGCTTTTGCTATGGTCGCCCTGTGCAGTTTGTTCACTGTAGCAGGCATTAGCCAGGAACCGGGAGTATTCACTGCCGTACGAACGAATGACACAACAACACTGAACCTTTGCATTAAGTCGGGTCTGAGTGTAAATTACGCAACAACCAGCGGAACGACACTTTTGATGACCGCAGCAGGAAACGCTGAAGTATCATCTGCCCGTTTGCTGTTACAACAAGGTGCTAATCCTGACAAACAAGACGAGATGGGAAACACTGCTCTCATGAACGCGGTTCTGAGAGGCAATACATCTATGGTAAACCTGCTTTTAAACGCCGGTGCCCGTACGAATATCAAGAACAATATGGGCGCTACTGCTTTAACCATTGCCGCCACCTTTGGAAAAGAAGAAATTGTGAAGCTATTGCTGGACAAAGGCGCCAACAAGAAGCTGAAAGACAATGCTGGTCGCACAGCTTTAGATTATGCTGTTGATGAGCAATACCAGCCCGTTGTAGCATTATTAAAATAA
- a CDS encoding response regulator gives MVRRKILLADDDGDDRLIFTQVFDQLGRTNAALDVVENGLEVIDFLNRIHEDSALPNLIILDHNMPKMNGKQALHYLKSSQRYKSITVIIYSTYNDTPFMEECEKLGASSIIAKPNSYEEYIEMVKFFLDVEVASPVAG, from the coding sequence ATGGTGAGAAGAAAAATCTTATTAGCAGATGATGACGGGGATGACCGTTTGATCTTTACGCAGGTATTTGATCAGCTTGGGCGTACGAATGCGGCGCTTGATGTGGTGGAGAATGGCCTGGAGGTCATTGATTTTCTGAACCGCATCCATGAGGACAGCGCTCTTCCCAATCTTATCATTCTGGATCATAATATGCCCAAGATGAATGGCAAGCAGGCGCTTCATTATCTTAAGAGCAGCCAGCGTTATAAGAGCATTACCGTTATTATTTATTCTACATATAATGACACTCCATTTATGGAGGAGTGTGAAAAGCTTGGCGCCAGCTCTATCATTGCCAAGCCCAATTCGTACGAAGAGTATATTGAAATGGTCAAATTCTTTCTTGATGTAGAGGTTGCGTCGCCTGTAGCGGGGTGA